One window from the genome of Cuculus canorus isolate bCucCan1 chromosome 12, bCucCan1.pri, whole genome shotgun sequence encodes:
- the GABPB1 gene encoding GA-binding protein subunit beta-1 isoform X1 codes for MMSLVDLGKKLLEAARAGQDDEVRILMANGAPFTTDWLGTSPLHLAAQYGHYSTTEVLLRAGVSRDARTKVDRTPLHMAASEGHASIVEVLLKHGADVNAKDMLKMTALHWATEHNHQEVVELLIKYGADVHAQSKFCKTALDIAVDNGNEDLAEILQIAMQNQINTNPESPDTVTIHAATPQFIIGPGGVVNLTGLVSSANTSNGTDETGVSAVQFGNSSTSVLATLAALAEASAPLSNSSETPVVATEEVVTAESVDGAIQQVVSSGGQQVITIVTDGIQLGNLHSIPTSGIGQPIIVTMPDGQQVLTVPATDIAEETVISEEPPVKRQCIEIVENRVESAEIEERETLQKQLDEANREAQKYRQQLLKKEQEAEAYRQKLEAMNRLQTKEAV; via the exons ATGTCACTAGTAGATTTGGGAAAGAAACTTCTAGAAGCTGCACGAGCAGGTCAAGATGACGAAGTTCGCATTTTGATGGCAAATGGAGCACCTTTTACCACAGACTGG TTGGGAACATCTCCACTTCATCTGGCAGCACAGTATGGGCACTACTCAACAACAGAAGTGTTGCTGCGAGCAGGTGTAAGTCGGGATGCCAGAACCAAAGTGGACAGAACTCCATTACATATGGCAGCATCAGAAGGCCATGCCAGCATAGTAGAAGTTTTGCTTAAG CATGGAGCTGATGTCAATGCGAAGGACATGCTCAAAATGACTGCGCTTCACTGGGCTACTGAACACAACCACCAAGAAGTTGTAGAACTCTTGATAAAGTACGGAGCAGATGTTCATGCTCAGAGTAAATTTTGCAAAACGGCATTAGATATTGCAGTAGACAATGGAAATGAAGACCTTGCAGAAATATTACAG ATTGCAATGCAGAACCAAATCAATACGAATCCAGAGAGTCCAGACACTGTGACGATACATGCAGCAACACCACAGTTCATCATTGGACCTGGAGGGGTGGTGAACCTAACAGGTCTGGTATCTTCTGCAAATACATCAAATGGAACAG ATGAAACGGGAGTGTCTGCTGTACAGTTTGGAAATTCGTCGACGTCAGTATTAGCCACATTAGCAGCTTTAGCAGAAGCATCAGCTCCACTGTCAAATTCTTCAGAAACACCAG TTGTGGCTACAGAAGAGGTGGTGACTGCAGAATCTGTGGATGGTGCTATTCAGCAAGTTGTCAGTTCTGGAGGTCAGCAAGTTATTACTATAGTTACAGATGGCATTCAGCTTGGTAACCTGCATTCAATTCCAACCAGTGGAATTGGGCAACCGATCATTGTGACCATGCCAGATGGACAGCAAG tatTAACAGTTCCAGCAACAGACATTGCTGAAGAAACTGTGATAAGTGAAGAACCACCAGTGAAGAGACAGTGCATTGAGATTGTTGAAAATCGTGTGGAGTCTGCAGAAATAGAA GAAAGAGAAACTCTTCAGAAACAGCTGGATGAGGCAAACAGAGAAGCACAAAAATACCGTCAGCAGCTTctaaagaaagaacaagaagcgGAGGCCTATCGGCAGAAGTTAGAGGCAATGAACCGCCTCCAGACTAAAGAAgctgtttaa
- the GABPB1 gene encoding GA-binding protein subunit beta-1 isoform X2 → MSLVDLGKKLLEAARAGQDDEVRILMANGAPFTTDWLGTSPLHLAAQYGHYSTTEVLLRAGVSRDARTKVDRTPLHMAASEGHASIVEVLLKHGADVNAKDMLKMTALHWATEHNHQEVVELLIKYGADVHAQSKFCKTALDIAVDNGNEDLAEILQIAMQNQINTNPESPDTVTIHAATPQFIIGPGGVVNLTGLVSSANTSNGTDETGVSAVQFGNSSTSVLATLAALAEASAPLSNSSETPVVATEEVVTAESVDGAIQQVVSSGGQQVITIVTDGIQLGNLHSIPTSGIGQPIIVTMPDGQQVLTVPATDIAEETVISEEPPVKRQCIEIVENRVESAEIEERETLQKQLDEANREAQKYRQQLLKKEQEAEAYRQKLEAMNRLQTKEAV, encoded by the exons ATGTCACTAGTAGATTTGGGAAAGAAACTTCTAGAAGCTGCACGAGCAGGTCAAGATGACGAAGTTCGCATTTTGATGGCAAATGGAGCACCTTTTACCACAGACTGG TTGGGAACATCTCCACTTCATCTGGCAGCACAGTATGGGCACTACTCAACAACAGAAGTGTTGCTGCGAGCAGGTGTAAGTCGGGATGCCAGAACCAAAGTGGACAGAACTCCATTACATATGGCAGCATCAGAAGGCCATGCCAGCATAGTAGAAGTTTTGCTTAAG CATGGAGCTGATGTCAATGCGAAGGACATGCTCAAAATGACTGCGCTTCACTGGGCTACTGAACACAACCACCAAGAAGTTGTAGAACTCTTGATAAAGTACGGAGCAGATGTTCATGCTCAGAGTAAATTTTGCAAAACGGCATTAGATATTGCAGTAGACAATGGAAATGAAGACCTTGCAGAAATATTACAG ATTGCAATGCAGAACCAAATCAATACGAATCCAGAGAGTCCAGACACTGTGACGATACATGCAGCAACACCACAGTTCATCATTGGACCTGGAGGGGTGGTGAACCTAACAGGTCTGGTATCTTCTGCAAATACATCAAATGGAACAG ATGAAACGGGAGTGTCTGCTGTACAGTTTGGAAATTCGTCGACGTCAGTATTAGCCACATTAGCAGCTTTAGCAGAAGCATCAGCTCCACTGTCAAATTCTTCAGAAACACCAG TTGTGGCTACAGAAGAGGTGGTGACTGCAGAATCTGTGGATGGTGCTATTCAGCAAGTTGTCAGTTCTGGAGGTCAGCAAGTTATTACTATAGTTACAGATGGCATTCAGCTTGGTAACCTGCATTCAATTCCAACCAGTGGAATTGGGCAACCGATCATTGTGACCATGCCAGATGGACAGCAAG tatTAACAGTTCCAGCAACAGACATTGCTGAAGAAACTGTGATAAGTGAAGAACCACCAGTGAAGAGACAGTGCATTGAGATTGTTGAAAATCGTGTGGAGTCTGCAGAAATAGAA GAAAGAGAAACTCTTCAGAAACAGCTGGATGAGGCAAACAGAGAAGCACAAAAATACCGTCAGCAGCTTctaaagaaagaacaagaagcgGAGGCCTATCGGCAGAAGTTAGAGGCAATGAACCGCCTCCAGACTAAAGAAgctgtttaa
- the GABPB1 gene encoding GA-binding protein subunit beta-1 isoform X3: MMSLVDLGKKLLEAARAGQDDEVRILMANGAPFTTDWLGTSPLHLAAQYGHYSTTEVLLRAGVSRDARTKVDRTPLHMAASEGHASIVEVLLKHGADVNAKDMLKMTALHWATEHNHQEVVELLIKYGADVHAQSKFCKTALDIAVDNGNEDLAEILQIAMQNQINTNPESPDTVTIHAATPQFIIGPGGVVNLTDETGVSAVQFGNSSTSVLATLAALAEASAPLSNSSETPVVATEEVVTAESVDGAIQQVVSSGGQQVITIVTDGIQLGNLHSIPTSGIGQPIIVTMPDGQQVLTVPATDIAEETVISEEPPVKRQCIEIVENRVESAEIEERETLQKQLDEANREAQKYRQQLLKKEQEAEAYRQKLEAMNRLQTKEAV; this comes from the exons ATGTCACTAGTAGATTTGGGAAAGAAACTTCTAGAAGCTGCACGAGCAGGTCAAGATGACGAAGTTCGCATTTTGATGGCAAATGGAGCACCTTTTACCACAGACTGG TTGGGAACATCTCCACTTCATCTGGCAGCACAGTATGGGCACTACTCAACAACAGAAGTGTTGCTGCGAGCAGGTGTAAGTCGGGATGCCAGAACCAAAGTGGACAGAACTCCATTACATATGGCAGCATCAGAAGGCCATGCCAGCATAGTAGAAGTTTTGCTTAAG CATGGAGCTGATGTCAATGCGAAGGACATGCTCAAAATGACTGCGCTTCACTGGGCTACTGAACACAACCACCAAGAAGTTGTAGAACTCTTGATAAAGTACGGAGCAGATGTTCATGCTCAGAGTAAATTTTGCAAAACGGCATTAGATATTGCAGTAGACAATGGAAATGAAGACCTTGCAGAAATATTACAG ATTGCAATGCAGAACCAAATCAATACGAATCCAGAGAGTCCAGACACTGTGACGATACATGCAGCAACACCACAGTTCATCATTGGACCTGGAGGGGTGGTGAACCTAACAG ATGAAACGGGAGTGTCTGCTGTACAGTTTGGAAATTCGTCGACGTCAGTATTAGCCACATTAGCAGCTTTAGCAGAAGCATCAGCTCCACTGTCAAATTCTTCAGAAACACCAG TTGTGGCTACAGAAGAGGTGGTGACTGCAGAATCTGTGGATGGTGCTATTCAGCAAGTTGTCAGTTCTGGAGGTCAGCAAGTTATTACTATAGTTACAGATGGCATTCAGCTTGGTAACCTGCATTCAATTCCAACCAGTGGAATTGGGCAACCGATCATTGTGACCATGCCAGATGGACAGCAAG tatTAACAGTTCCAGCAACAGACATTGCTGAAGAAACTGTGATAAGTGAAGAACCACCAGTGAAGAGACAGTGCATTGAGATTGTTGAAAATCGTGTGGAGTCTGCAGAAATAGAA GAAAGAGAAACTCTTCAGAAACAGCTGGATGAGGCAAACAGAGAAGCACAAAAATACCGTCAGCAGCTTctaaagaaagaacaagaagcgGAGGCCTATCGGCAGAAGTTAGAGGCAATGAACCGCCTCCAGACTAAAGAAgctgtttaa